Genomic segment of Gloeocapsa sp. PCC 7428:
AACACTTGCAACTACTAAAGCTTTTGATCTAACCTCTAGCCAACTATGTACCCTCACAACACTTTTTCTATGTCTGAGTTTCCTGTTCCCGATTCCCAAGACCGATCGCTACAAAAAGCGTTTACTGGGAAACTAATAGATGAATATTTTGATTACTCTGAAAGTTGGCTGCGGGCAATTTTGAGAATGTGCATTTTTTCACTCACTCGAATCGGCGGAAAAACTGCTTTGCTCATCGAATGTCCCAATCAAGCAGTTGCTAAACGCCTTAGCCGCAAAACGTATCCTCTACAGCAGTTTAGCGAGTGCTTTTCTTCAAGTTATCCTGCAAGTAGGCGAGTTCTGATTTGCTACCAAGATAGTGCGCTTGCTACTTGGCGATGTTTTGATACAGAAAGTAATAGTTGGAAAACGTGGGAGAATTTACAAATTCCCACGGCTTCGACCGATGGATAATGTATTTAAGTATATTGCTAAAAACTCTACTCTAGCAGTTTTCATGCCAATGCCCATACTTCACATTGCTCTACGCTGTGGCTTGTTATATAAACAAAATTCTGTAGAGTTGCTATCTAAAAATGCCGAATGTACTGTTTTAACTAGTTGTCTTGAGTTTGACCAGGGATATGCGTAGCAATCCTAAAAGGAGATTCTCTGCGTGTATCTGAGCAAATGCCGATTTCTTTTAATAACTGAGCAATTTGCTCTGAAGTCAAACTGCGTTCTAGTAGTTGCTTGTGCTTTGCGATCGCCAGCAGTTGTTGCAACTCTTCTACTGACAATGTTGTATCTTCCTGAGAAGTTGTTTGGCTAGATGCTGCTAATTTTAATGTGACTAATATTAAAAAACGCTGTAGTACGACTCTTTGAGTAGGTGTTAATTCTAATTCATCAGCAAATAATGCCAAATTGTCAGCTATTTTTTCTTGACTATCTGCTTCTTTTGTGGTAAACCCTTTAATCGTTCCCAAAATGCTAACAATGCCACCGAGCAGCGTTCCTAAATAAAGTCCTGTCGTACCACCTTGCCAAACTGCTCCTGGAGCTACCCAAGCCTGACACGCAGTTTCTAAGCCCCAAGGTTGATTTTGGCATTTTTGACTTTGAACTTTCAGGCTGATTTGACTGCCAATATAAGCACTGACAATTCCAGATGTCAGCGCGATTAAAGTACAAGCTAGAACTCGTTTTGGTTGCCAAAATTTGCTCATTAACCAGTATTCCGCATACCAGCAGCAATACCATTAATTGTAAGCAACGCGCCACGGAGTAATTCCCCCTTGCTATAGCGCGAGTGGATAACGCCTGACGTTGTGTTGTTGCATTGACGTAGCCGCTTGAGCAAAGAAACTTGTAAAAAGCCCAAGGGGACAATTGTTCCATTGCGTAATTGAACGGACTTTTGCAGAACCGGATCGCCATCTAGAAGGCGTTTATGACCGGTGATGGTTAATACTAAATCTCGCGTGAGGTAGAATTCATTAGCAATTTGCTCAAATAGTTTTTCAAAGCGAGCCAAGTCTTCAGGTTGTGATAATTCCTGTACGTAGTGCTTTGCCATTTGCAAATCTACTTTTGCTAAAGTCATTTCGACTTTAGAAATTGCCATTTTAAAGAAAGGCCATTTGAGGTAGAAATAGCGCAGCAGCTTAAGATGTTCTTCGGGTTCTTCGTTGACAAATTCTTGCAACGCAGTTCCTACGCCGTACCATGCAGGTAGAAGAAAACGGCTTTGTGTCCAGCTAAACACCCAGGGAATTGCGCGTAACGAACTTAGGTCTTTTTTACCACCTTGGCGGCGCGCGGGTCGAGAGCTAATTTGCAACTGGCTGATCTCGTCGATGGGTGTAACTTGATGGAAAAAGTCGATAAAGTCTGGTTGCTCGTAAATTAAAGCGCGATAATGACTACGCGATCGCGCGGCGATTTCTTCAATAATTTCGTTCCAAGGTTGAATATTGTCAAATCCAGTCCGCAATAAACTTGCTTGGACAACGGCAGTTGTAATCGTTTCCAAATTGTAAACCGCAAGTTCAGGTAAAGAATACTTGGAAGCGAGAACTTCTCCTTGTTCTGTAATCTTGATTCTACCGTTAATGCTGTGACCAGGCTGCGCTAAAATAGCTTCATAAGCTGGACCACCACCACGACCAACCGAGCCACCGCGTCCGTGAAAGATGCGTAACTGTAAACCAAATTGTTCGGCAATTTGCTGAAGTGCTTTTTGCGCTTTGTGAATTTCCCAGTTACTGCTTAAAAAGCCTGAATCTTTATTACTGTCAGAATACCCTAGCATCACCTCTTGAAGATTCGGCGTCAGTGTTGAAGGAGGCGGGGGTGGTGTCGTGTTAGTTGACGAGTTTTCTGCTGAGTGCGCATGATAGCCGCCTGCAAGTAAGGCGCGATACAAGGGTAGTTCAAACAGTTGTTGCATTACCCTTGGCGCTCGAAGTAAATCTTCGACAGTTTCAAACAATGGCACAACTTGTAAGGTGCTTGTCCCCGTTGCGGGATCGTATAAGCCTGCTTCCTTAGCAAGGAGCAATACTTCAAGCAGGTCACTGACTTCGTGACTCATGCTGATAATGTAAGTTTGGCAAATGCTAGAACCAAATTCTTGCTGTAGCGATCGCACAACCCGAAATGTTTCGATAACCTCGGTTGTCTGCGGACTAAAAGGTAATTCTGCGGGAATAAGCGGGCGACGTGTTTGAAGTTCTGATACTAACCAGGCGACGCGCTCAGCTTCCGATAATTCTTTGTAGGAACGCGGTACAATTTGCAAATACTGTAGAATCTCTTCTAACACGTCAGCATGGCGCGATGACTCTTGGCGAATATCGAGATGCGCCAAGTTGAAGTCATAAATTTCGACCTGACAAATCAAATTTTCTAATTCGCGGCAACTTAAACCCGTCGCTTCTAAATTACGCTGAATTAACCGCAATTCTGCTAAAAAATCGGCACTAGAGCGGTAAATTTCACGGAAATCGCTTTCGGTTTCGATGATTTCGCGTTGTCGTAAATCGCGATTAGATAAACGACTGTTGCGATCGCGTGTATTCTCTAAGCGTTTGAGTAGATAAGATAATTTTAGGCGATATGGTTCTTGTCGATATCGTAGTGCGAGTGCGTCATAAACATCATTCATTTGCGATTGATCTTGCTCCAGCGATTCGAGTAATTCTGGCAAGACATCGCTCCAGTGTAGCGACAAGCTTAATAAAGTAATCAAGTGCTTCACTGACTGAATATACTTCTCCAGCACCATTTGACGTTGATAGCAAGCTGTTTGCCAGGTTACTTGAGAAGTTACTGAAGGATTTCCGTCACGATCTGCTCCTACCCACGAACCAAATTTGCAGAAATCATGCTTTGGTGCATTTAGTCGGGGAAAAGAACTAGAAAGTGCGTGTTTAAATCGTTGATGTAGTTGGGGAATCTCATTGAATAAAACTTCTTGGAAGTAGTGCAATGCATACTCTACCTCATCTAACACTGTAGGTTTGAACTGATGCAACTCATCTGTTCGCCACCATAGGCGGATTTCTTCGGTAAGCTGTTCGCGTAGTTGTGCGGCTTCCCAAGAAGTTGTCTTGTTAAGAAATCCTTGCTTTTCCTCTAGCTGATCCAACCTCTGGAGTAACTTTGCCATGCGCCGCTGTTTTTCGCGAATCGTCGGGCGCACGATTTCGGTTGGGTGTGCGGTAAAGACCATGCGCACATCCAACTGATCAATTAGGCGCTGGATTTGCTGAGGCGGGACATTCTGCTCTTTCAAATGAGGAAATAAGGCGTGAAAGGTACTATATTTCTGATTGTCAGATTGAATTGCTTGCCAGCTTTTCTCTAGCATTTCCGCCCCAGGTTGCCCATTGAGCGCTGTCTCGGAGTCAAGCAACTGACCGTTTGCTGATGTTACTTGTTTACTAAGTGCCGTATGCTGCGATGAACGCGCGAGTTGCAGTCGCTGTTCGTAATGTTGCTCAACAATATTAATCAGCTGAAAATACAAAGCAAAGGCGCGCGCGGCTCGAATTGCTTCGTTGAGATCGAGTTGCGCAATCAACTTAGTCACTTCTGCTGCTTGGTCGTTTGTCGCTTGTCCTTCTGGAGAACACAGATCGCGCAGCTGACCCAGAAGATTGACTAATTCTTGACCACAATCTTGTTTAAGCACAGACTCCCATAAGTCCTCTACCAACTCAAGGCGTTGCCGGAGAAATAAATCTAGTGGTGAAGGCACAGTCAGTGCCTCATCAGAGGATAGGTTGATGAGCGAACTCATAGTGTCTGTTCTAAATAAAGCCAGGAATATAAATAATTCTATGAGGTAAATTCCCCTCAAGTGGTTGCACAAACAACAAACTTTGGGATTAACTTATGCGCTTACTCAATTTGCTCTATCTTCTGCGGCTCTGGAAAGGGTAGTACTGGTAAGCGATCGCCGCGTAAAATTTCTTCGGCTGATTGTCCGATCGACTGAATCAATTCTGAGTAAGCTCTAGCACCTAACATCGCCAATAACATTGGTCCAGTGCTAATTTGTAACAAAACTTTAGGTCTAAGACTGATAAAGAATAAATCAATTTCCTGCTCTTTTTTACCCTGACGCTGAAGTGTCATATTTGCTCGCATCCCTAATTAATTTTTCTCGTTATGCTCTCATGGAGCTTTCATTCTGTAGAACTCAAAATCGCTGCGAATAATGAAACTGCACACCCGTACAAAATTTCATCAGTTTATAAAGTAAGCTTATAACCTTTATTTAACAATTTAATCCTTTTGATATAGATTAAATTAAGTAAAGTAATGTAAAGTGTAAACACAGGCAAAATAAGTTTGTCTGATTATCTTCCCATAACTCACTTGTAGTTACAAAAAGCAATCATAAAAGTATGACAACAACGCTACAAAGACGCGAAAGCGCCGGATTGTGGGAGCGGTTTTGCAACTGGGTAACATCAACCGATAACCGTCTATACGTAGGCTGGTTCGGCGTATTGATGATCCCGACATTACTAGCAGCAACAACCTGCTTCATCATTGCATTTATCGCCGCCCCCCCCGTAGACATCGACGGCATTAGAGAACCAGTAGCAGGGTCATTAATCTACGGCAACAACATCATCACCGGAGCAGTCGTTCCGTCGTCAAACGCAATTGGGTTACACTTCTACCCAATCTGGGAAGCAGCATCATTAGATGAGTGGCTATACAACGGTGGACCATACCAATTAGTCATCTTCCACTTCTTGATCGGCGTATTCTGCTACATGGGACGCGAGTGGGAATTATCCTACCGTTTAGGAATGCGGCCATGGATTGCCGTAGCCTACTCAGCACCAGTAGCAGCAGCAACCGCAGTCTTCTTGATCTACCCAATCGGACAAGGTTCATTCAGCGATGGCATGCCCCTCGGCATCAGCGGCACATTCAACTTCATGTTAGTGTTCCAAGCCGAGCACAACATCCTGATGCACCCATTCCACCAGTTAGGAGTAGCAGGCGTATTCGGTGGTGCACTCTTCAGTGCGATGCACGGTTCACTCGTGACCAGTTCGTTAGTGCGTGAAACAACCGAAAGCGAAAGCCAAAACTACGGCTACAAATTCGGACAAGAAGAAGAGACATACAACATCGTAGCGGCACACGGATACTTTGGACGCTTAATCTTCCAATACGCTTCGTTCAACAACAGCCGTTCGTTGCACTTCTTCTTAGCCGCATGGCCAGTGATTGGCATCTGGTTCACCTCGTTGGGCATCAGCACAATGGCGTTCAACCTCAACGGGTTCAACTTCAACCAGTCGGTGATTGACTCGCAAGGTCGCGTCATCGGTACCTGGGCAGACGTCCTCAACCGTGCGAACTTGGGTATGGAAGTCATGCACGAGCGTAATGCTCATAACTTCCCTCTCGACTTGGCTGCTGGTGAAGCGACTCCTGTTGCTTTAACTGCTCCGAGCATCAATGGCTAAACTTTAGCTCTCAATTAATTGAAAAGCGCCTCCCTCGCGGGGGCGCTTTTTAGTTGATTAGAAGAGCCAAGTAGATTAGCTTACCTTGCATTCAGAATAACTCTGACCCCTGAACTCTAACTTCTGCTGTACTATCCAACAGCTTTTAGTTCTTCTTGCAGCATTTTTTGATACACCTGAGGTAAATGTTGCGTCATTACATTGTCTTCAATTCCGTAGCCCAGGCTTGTCCAAGTATTAGAGAGAAGCTTAAGTACGCGGTCTAGGTTTCCTTGACGTAGTAATGTGGCAATATCTGTTCCCCAAGCTTGGCGATCGCTTAACCAAGCATAAACCACAGCATCTTGAAATTCTGGCTCAAAGCTGTATGACCGCCAAAACATCAAGCCTGGTGGTTGTGGATGATACCGTTGGGCTTTTTCTTTCCATGTTGTGTTGAGCATTTGGTATCGACCTGCTGCGGTAGAACAGTTACCCCGATTTGGACCTACGACAATTGTGATACATTTTTCTGGATGACCGCTCAGGTCTTTAACGTGTTGCCCTCCATAAAGAATCGTGTAGGGTTGAGGGTGATTAGATTCGCTTGCCGATATTGTACGCATTAAAGCACGAATGTAGGGATCGCCACCGTCCATGACTAATGGTGGAAGATAACCTACTGTGGAATCAAAATGAGGCGATCGCCTCGCTCCTGGCTGTCGATGATGTACTAAATAAGCTAGCGCTAAAACCGCCGTACCGCTGGCAATCAAACGTTTCCAAGACTTACGCATTTGCACGAAAAATCAACACAAAGAAATTGTAGGGCAGCTTTTACTGCCCTTACATTACATTCAGAGAAAGCTTGCTGGCTCAATGTTCCTCAAATTTCACGCGATCGCTTCAGCCTACACTCGCAAACAGTTCTTGAAAACTTTTTGCTGATGCTTCTGGCTTAGCGACAATTTCCACAATTTTATTTTTTGATTCAGGATTAAATAGCGCCTCAACGCATACCTGTGCGACTTTGGTGCGTGGAATACTACCATCAAATAGCGTATCCGCAGCCGACATAACTATAGGATTAGAGTTGTCGTCATTTTTCAAACCGCCTGGTCGGACGATAGTATAGGTAAGACCACTTTTTTGTAGATACTCCTCCGCCTGCTTTTTCCACACTAAGATCAACCAAAACAAATTCAGCGGATGAAACAGTTGAGAAGTACATAAGGAAGAAACAAAAACAAAATGCTCTATGCCTTTAGTCTTAGCAATATCAACTAAATTTTTTGTTCCTTCGTAGTCTACTTTGTAAGGTCCTGTGGGGTCAAAACTTGGTTTAGCTCCCGTTGCACAGAGTAATACAGTGCTGTCTCCTATCGCAGCACGGAGAGTATCTGGCTGCAATACATCGCCAACAACCAACTCAGCTTCGGCGGGTAAGATAGCTTTGGCTGAATCGATATTCCGAACCAAAGCGCGTACAGGAATGTTTTTTTTGACTAACTCTTGGACAATTCTGCGACCTGTCTCGCCTGTTGCCCCTGCTACAAATGCTTTCATTTTAAAGCTTATGCTGAATAAACGAACAAATTCTCAAGTAAGTTTAACTAACTCTCAATCTCAATTGTAGATTTGATGAACCTTGATATAAGCTGCACAATGGCAGAGAAACTCTAAGACTGACTTGGGAATCCTAAATAGATAAGTCAAATTACAAAGGATGCGTTTATGCTGTCGAGCAATGGTGAATATAAATCTACTAGAAATGGACAAGTGCATTGGGATGCACCCGCAACGCTAGCAGAAAGTGACTATTCACATACTGATTCACCGACACGCTTCCATGGAAAGTTTACAGACTGCATGGAAATGTATGCCCCTGCCGATGCCGTTGCCAATTACCTTGATGCTCATCAGGGCTGGTTTTGTCGCTGCGCTCAGCCAATGAAAGTAGAATCGGTTAAGGAAAACGCCTACGCCTTGACAATTGGTCGGATCGGCTCGTTTGGTTATGAAGTAGAACCTAAAGTCGGCTTGGAACTTTTGCCACCAGACGAAGGAATTTATCGAATTAAGACAATTCCAGTCCCAAACTACATTGCTCCTGGCTATGATGTAGACTTCCATGCCGTGATGGAACTTGTCGAAACAGCCGCTACTCCCGAAGTCGTTGCAGGGAAAATTACACGCGTAGAATGGGAGTTGGATCTAGCAGTTGCGGTTCACTTTCCAAAGTTTATTCAACGTTTACCAAAATCACTTGTTCAAAATACAGGCGATCGCCTACTCAATAGTATTGTCAAACAAGTCTCGCGTCGTTTGACACACAAGGTGCAAGAAGATTTTCACAAGTCATTAGGTTTACCTATCCCCACCAAGTCAAAGCGGACAAGTTGAAGTGAGCTATTAATTGTTTTGGTGGCAATCAGCAAATGCTCAATCTTACCCTCTCCACAAAATGATGTTTATGTCAACCCTACTCATTCATCTTGTGGATACAAGTCTTAAAGATAATCAGCTTCCACTTATCTCAAATCTCGTTATTTACTGATAATTCAAATGGAGAGTGAATGCGACTAGCGGCTAGCAACTAACCACTAACCACTAGCAACGATACCGATAGTCAAGTTATTTAACCAAAGATGATATTATCGCTTGCTAAGGATATTTTGGATAATTTGTACGCCGCTTACTGCTTGCCAACTGAATAAAGCGAGTAGAGCAGAATTTAAGACAATGTGGGTGTAACGCGCCCAGTTCTGACCTTTTTGCATGAACGGTGAGAGACTCGCGGAGACTGCAATCATACCTGTCATGCCTAATCCGACTAATAGGTGAGGTCCAAGAAACAGCTTTTGATTGTTGATATAGGTAACACCCATCGCAGCAAGTGTCCCTAATACCATCAGCGCTAAGATGACCGAGCCAATTTGATAATGTTTAACGTTGTATCTGCCTTTAATTAACTCTTTTTTGACGTCACCCTCGGCGTAGCGCGTGCGTCTGACTTGTACGCCCAAATACAGCGCATAAAATGAAGCTGCGAGTAAACCCCACATCAAAACAGGGTGAATGAAATTTAGCCAAAATTTTACGTCTTGTGAAAGTTCCATCGTGTTCTCTTCTGTTAATAAACTTGATAAAACTTAGCATAAGTTGTTTTATAAATTTGACCAATGAGTAATTTATCCCAATGATGTAGTAGTATCGTAAGTTCATCTACTCAAAAGTGGCATTTAGCGATAAACTAGCTATGCTTTCGATGAGATGATGCTTGAATATGGGTGTGACGAAAGACATCTCATTACTCAAGGCAGTTAAATGTGGTGACATTCGACAAATCCACGCACTGCTGAGCGCGGGTGCAAGTGTGAACGCTAGTGATGGCGACGGTACAACCGCCTTGATGTTTGCTGCTCAACGCGGCTATACCGAAATTGTCCGATTGTTACTTGCAAACGGGGCTGACGTTAATCGCCAAAGAAAGCTTTATAGTTTGACGCCACTGATGTTAGCCGCAGCAGCAAATCACCTTGATATCGTAGAAACGCTACTAGCCCACGGCGCAAATGTAAATGCGATTAATGAGGATGGTAGCACCGCCCTGATGATCGCTGCGCTCAAAGGTCATGCGAATATAGTCCGCGTGTTTCTTAACGCAGGTGCCAAAGCTGATATTCGCGATCGCGATGATGATACTGCGCTCAAGTTGGCTGTGCAGCAACAGCACGTTGATGTTATTCAAGTGCTAATAGCATCTGGAACACTCGATGTCAATCTCCAAGATGAACAAGGCGAAACAATACTCATGCAAGCTGTCGATATTGGTGCAACGGAGGTTGTAGAAGCACTATTACACGCAGGAGCAGATGCAAATTTTAAAAATATTGATGGTGGTAGTCCGTTAGCCGCCGCCGCCGCAGGGGGATACACGGCGATCGCAACTGCATTACTCGCTGCTGGCGCTGAAATTAATGCCAAAGACCAAGACGGCGAAACACCGCTACATCTAGCCGTTGTTGAAGGACATACTGAAGTCGTCCAACTCTTGCTAAGTCGTGGTGCTGATGTTGAAGCGAGAAATTCTTTAGGCGATACACCTTTAATGGTTGCAGCATTACATGGACATCGCGCTATTGTTACTGCGTTGTTAGCGCAAGCACGCAACATAGATAAAGATATATTGAATATTAAAAACTTAGGTGAAACGCCGCTAACACTTGCCGCGACTCAAGGACACGCTGACACAGTGCAGTTGTTACTCGATTATGGCGCTGATCCAAACTTACCCGCCGATGACGGCAAAACGGCATTGATGAAAGCTGGCGATCGCAATTGTGTTGAGGTCATCGAGTGCTTACTCAAATCAGGAGCAAAGGTGAATCTGCAAGACAAATATCATGCTACCGCTTTGATGTGGGCAGCACACCGAGGTTTTACCGATGCTGTAGAAATACTACTTCAAGCAGGGGCAGATGTCACGTTGAAAAATACCGCAGGTTACACAGCTTTGATGCTTGCAGAATTCAATGGGTATAAGAATGTTGTGCGATCGCTCAAAGCCGCTGGTGCGGAAGAATAATCCTATCGTAGGATGATTAATGATTCTCTTATAAAAAGCATCTCTTCGTCATACTTTGTGTGCGTGGCG
This window contains:
- the ppc gene encoding phosphoenolpyruvate carboxylase — protein: MSSLINLSSDEALTVPSPLDLFLRQRLELVEDLWESVLKQDCGQELVNLLGQLRDLCSPEGQATNDQAAEVTKLIAQLDLNEAIRAARAFALYFQLINIVEQHYEQRLQLARSSQHTALSKQVTSANGQLLDSETALNGQPGAEMLEKSWQAIQSDNQKYSTFHALFPHLKEQNVPPQQIQRLIDQLDVRMVFTAHPTEIVRPTIREKQRRMAKLLQRLDQLEEKQGFLNKTTSWEAAQLREQLTEEIRLWWRTDELHQFKPTVLDEVEYALHYFQEVLFNEIPQLHQRFKHALSSSFPRLNAPKHDFCKFGSWVGADRDGNPSVTSQVTWQTACYQRQMVLEKYIQSVKHLITLLSLSLHWSDVLPELLESLEQDQSQMNDVYDALALRYRQEPYRLKLSYLLKRLENTRDRNSRLSNRDLRQREIIETESDFREIYRSSADFLAELRLIQRNLEATGLSCRELENLICQVEIYDFNLAHLDIRQESSRHADVLEEILQYLQIVPRSYKELSEAERVAWLVSELQTRRPLIPAELPFSPQTTEVIETFRVVRSLQQEFGSSICQTYIISMSHEVSDLLEVLLLAKEAGLYDPATGTSTLQVVPLFETVEDLLRAPRVMQQLFELPLYRALLAGGYHAHSAENSSTNTTPPPPPSTLTPNLQEVMLGYSDSNKDSGFLSSNWEIHKAQKALQQIAEQFGLQLRIFHGRGGSVGRGGGPAYEAILAQPGHSINGRIKITEQGEVLASKYSLPELAVYNLETITTAVVQASLLRTGFDNIQPWNEIIEEIAARSRSHYRALIYEQPDFIDFFHQVTPIDEISQLQISSRPARRQGGKKDLSSLRAIPWVFSWTQSRFLLPAWYGVGTALQEFVNEEPEEHLKLLRYFYLKWPFFKMAISKVEMTLAKVDLQMAKHYVQELSQPEDLARFEKLFEQIANEFYLTRDLVLTITGHKRLLDGDPVLQKSVQLRNGTIVPLGFLQVSLLKRLRQCNNTTSGVIHSRYSKGELLRGALLTINGIAAGMRNTG
- the psbA gene encoding photosystem II q(b) protein produces the protein MTTTLQRRESAGLWERFCNWVTSTDNRLYVGWFGVLMIPTLLAATTCFIIAFIAAPPVDIDGIREPVAGSLIYGNNIITGAVVPSSNAIGLHFYPIWEAASLDEWLYNGGPYQLVIFHFLIGVFCYMGREWELSYRLGMRPWIAVAYSAPVAAATAVFLIYPIGQGSFSDGMPLGISGTFNFMLVFQAEHNILMHPFHQLGVAGVFGGALFSAMHGSLVTSSLVRETTESESQNYGYKFGQEEETYNIVAAHGYFGRLIFQYASFNNSRSLHFFLAAWPVIGIWFTSLGISTMAFNLNGFNFNQSVIDSQGRVIGTWADVLNRANLGMEVMHERNAHNFPLDLAAGEATPVALTAPSING
- a CDS encoding ankyrin repeat domain-containing protein, whose translation is MGVTKDISLLKAVKCGDIRQIHALLSAGASVNASDGDGTTALMFAAQRGYTEIVRLLLANGADVNRQRKLYSLTPLMLAAAANHLDIVETLLAHGANVNAINEDGSTALMIAALKGHANIVRVFLNAGAKADIRDRDDDTALKLAVQQQHVDVIQVLIASGTLDVNLQDEQGETILMQAVDIGATEVVEALLHAGADANFKNIDGGSPLAAAAAGGYTAIATALLAAGAEINAKDQDGETPLHLAVVEGHTEVVQLLLSRGADVEARNSLGDTPLMVAALHGHRAIVTALLAQARNIDKDILNIKNLGETPLTLAATQGHADTVQLLLDYGADPNLPADDGKTALMKAGDRNCVEVIECLLKSGAKVNLQDKYHATALMWAAHRGFTDAVEILLQAGADVTLKNTAGYTALMLAEFNGYKNVVRSLKAAGAEE
- a CDS encoding DUF1997 domain-containing protein, with protein sequence MLSSNGEYKSTRNGQVHWDAPATLAESDYSHTDSPTRFHGKFTDCMEMYAPADAVANYLDAHQGWFCRCAQPMKVESVKENAYALTIGRIGSFGYEVEPKVGLELLPPDEGIYRIKTIPVPNYIAPGYDVDFHAVMELVETAATPEVVAGKITRVEWELDLAVAVHFPKFIQRLPKSLVQNTGDRLLNSIVKQVSRRLTHKVQEDFHKSLGLPIPTKSKRTS
- a CDS encoding NAD(P)H-binding protein — protein: MKAFVAGATGETGRRIVQELVKKNIPVRALVRNIDSAKAILPAEAELVVGDVLQPDTLRAAIGDSTVLLCATGAKPSFDPTGPYKVDYEGTKNLVDIAKTKGIEHFVFVSSLCTSQLFHPLNLFWLILVWKKQAEEYLQKSGLTYTIVRPGGLKNDDNSNPIVMSAADTLFDGSIPRTKVAQVCVEALFNPESKNKIVEIVAKPEASAKSFQELFASVG
- a CDS encoding glycoside hydrolase family protein; translation: MRKSWKRLIASGTAVLALAYLVHHRQPGARRSPHFDSTVGYLPPLVMDGGDPYIRALMRTISASESNHPQPYTILYGGQHVKDLSGHPEKCITIVVGPNRGNCSTAAGRYQMLNTTWKEKAQRYHPQPPGLMFWRSYSFEPEFQDAVVYAWLSDRQAWGTDIATLLRQGNLDRVLKLLSNTWTSLGYGIEDNVMTQHLPQVYQKMLQEELKAVG
- a CDS encoding DUF4079 domain-containing protein; translation: MELSQDVKFWLNFIHPVLMWGLLAASFYALYLGVQVRRTRYAEGDVKKELIKGRYNVKHYQIGSVILALMVLGTLAAMGVTYINNQKLFLGPHLLVGLGMTGMIAVSASLSPFMQKGQNWARYTHIVLNSALLALFSWQAVSGVQIIQNILSKR